The Cellulomonas flavigena DSM 20109 DNA segment CGGTTGGGAAGCATAGACGTAGGTCACATCTGAACCTCGCGCGAACCGGGTGGCAAGAAGGCCCGACACCATGAAAGACAAGTAGTTTAGTGCGCGTGTGAGTCCGTTGCTTGAGTGGCTGGTTACCAACGGGACACGGCGGACCTGAAGGCCGGCATCGTCCCTCTCCACATGCGTGAGGGACTGCCGATACCCGTCGTACAGGCGGCCGGTGGGGTAGTTGGGGAATCCGGTCACGACTCTCACCCGGTGACCGCGAGCTGCCAGGCCCCTGGTGATCGACGTCGGCGTCCGTGACGGCTCGGGCACGTAGTACTGAGTGATGACGGTGAGGCGCATTGGGTTGTCAGCCGTCACGACGCCGCGTTCTCTCCGACGTGTGCGCGAAGATCCCCGTTGTGGGCGCTGAGCTTGTCGTACCTACTGAACTGAACCCCGCCACCGGAGATGACCACTCGGAATGTGCGCAGAACGATGCGCAGATCGAGCGACGCGCTCACGGTGCGGACGTACTCGAGGTCGACCGCGATCTTCTCCTCCCAGGTGAGCTCGTTCCGGCCCCTCACCTGTGCAAGCCCGGTGATACCCGGCCGCACGTCGAGTCGCTGTCGTTGGACGTCGTCGTACCGCTCCACCTGATACATCAGGGCCGGTCGCGGACCGACGATCGACATCTCGCCTCGGAGCACGTTCACGAGTTGCGGGAGTTCGTCGAGGCTGGTGCGACGGAGGACCCGCCCGACCGGGGTGATGCGCGCTGAGTTGCTCAGCTCGGCGCCGTCGGCGTCGTAGCTGTCCTCAAACGTGCGCATGCTGCGAAACTTGAGGATCTGGAACGGCTTCCCGTGCAGTCCTGGGCGTTCCTGCGCGAAGAGGACCGGCCCCCGTGACGTCGCCTTGACCGCGGCAGCGATTACTGCGAACACCGGTGCCAGCGGGACGAGAAGCACAGCGCTCGCCACCGCGTCCGCGAGGCGCTTACCCCTGCGTGCATACCAGGATGTCTGTGTCATCTCAGCCCCCCAGGCCCAGGTGTGCGCTGCGAGCAGCGCGCAATGCTGGAAACGTGCGTGCCGACGCGGCGGCGAACGTCATTCTCTGTCGGGAAGTGATCCCGAGGAAATCCTTGGCGACGTCGTCGAACGCCGCCCCGAGGTCGGTTGCGAAGTAGTCGCGAGGATCGTGGGGCTGGCCGTGCAGCGCCCCGTCCAGTGCCCCCGCGTTCTTGGTGAAGTAGTACTGCTTGTCGCCGAGGACATCCTTGAGGACGCTGACAAAGGGAGTGCCGGCGCCAAGAGCGAGAATGAGTGCGTGGTACCGGCTGGCGATTACGAGTTCCGCGCCACGAACGACGCGGACCGCCTCCTCGATCGGGAGAAAGCCGGTTGAGGTGATGTCCACGACCTCGATGCCCTCCGCCGCCTTGCGCAGTAGGTTCGCCTGGTCGACGCCGGCGTAACCCAGGTTGAACGGGAGGACGACGATCTTGAGCCCGTGCCGTTCGCGCATCGTCGTGGCGAAGCGTGTGAACTGGTCGACGTGGCGTTCTAGCTCTTCAACCGCGAGGTAGGTCTCAACGACGACGTAGGGGTCCGAGATCGGAGGCGACTGCGGGGGCAGGAGCGACTCGTCGATGAACAGAAGGTCGTCGGGCAGGACCGAAATGCGCGCCCCATCGATGCCGAGTCGCGAAAGCCAGGCCGGTGACTGCAGTCTGTCGCGCACTCCGTACCGCGCTTCGGGCGCGTAGGTGAGCATCGCGCTGAAAAACTCCTCGTCGCCGCGGATAGGTCCGAAGCCGTTGGCGGTGTACACGACAGGAGTGCCGACCGCGCTGGCGGCTAGGACCGGTGTCAGGATCGTGAGAAGTCGCTCAAGGCGGTGGGGCCGGCTCCACAGGGAGTTGATGTAGCCGCCTCCGTTGACGTAGAGCACGTCGAGTCGACTCACGGCGTCCATGACCTCGTCGAGGTTCGTGACGGCTCTGAGCACCTCGATTGGTGTGAGCCTGCGGTGGGAGGCCTCCGAGCCGACGAGGCGGTCCAAGCCGTGGACCTCGATCACTGACACGCGATGATCGGACAGGTAGTGCTGCTGTATCCGGTCGAGGAACTGGCGGTCGTAGGCGAACACGGTGTACTCGGTGGCGCCGAGCGTGCGGACGTTGTTTACCAACATGGCGTAGTCGCCAAAGTTCACGTCGGAGAACGGTCCGGTGAAGCCGATAGTCACGCGATGGCTCCCTTGGCCTCGACGACGGCAATCTGTGCTGTGGCCTGTCCGACGCCAAACAGGTCCCGCTCGAACCTCGTCACGGTCCGGTCGACTGGAATCTGGTCGTGGACGGCGTGGTGGAGACCTCCCGGTCGGCGGACCCGCACGTTGATCCAGCCGAGGCTCGCGGGCCC contains these protein-coding regions:
- a CDS encoding sugar transferase, giving the protein MTQTSWYARRGKRLADAVASAVLLVPLAPVFAVIAAAVKATSRGPVLFAQERPGLHGKPFQILKFRSMRTFEDSYDADGAELSNSARITPVGRVLRRTSLDELPQLVNVLRGEMSIVGPRPALMYQVERYDDVQRQRLDVRPGITGLAQVRGRNELTWEEKIAVDLEYVRTVSASLDLRIVLRTFRVVISGGGVQFSRYDKLSAHNGDLRAHVGENAAS
- a CDS encoding polysaccharide pyruvyl transferase family protein gives rise to the protein MTIGFTGPFSDVNFGDYAMLVNNVRTLGATEYTVFAYDRQFLDRIQQHYLSDHRVSVIEVHGLDRLVGSEASHRRLTPIEVLRAVTNLDEVMDAVSRLDVLYVNGGGYINSLWSRPHRLERLLTILTPVLAASAVGTPVVYTANGFGPIRGDEEFFSAMLTYAPEARYGVRDRLQSPAWLSRLGIDGARISVLPDDLLFIDESLLPPQSPPISDPYVVVETYLAVEELERHVDQFTRFATTMRERHGLKIVVLPFNLGYAGVDQANLLRKAAEGIEVVDITSTGFLPIEEAVRVVRGAELVIASRYHALILALGAGTPFVSVLKDVLGDKQYYFTKNAGALDGALHGQPHDPRDYFATDLGAAFDDVAKDFLGITSRQRMTFAAASARTFPALRAARSAHLGLGG